In a genomic window of Arachnia rubra:
- a CDS encoding ABC transporter ATP-binding protein, whose amino-acid sequence MTETASDFPLAASAVRLGYDRKVVIEDITLDVPEGELTMLVGPNGCGKSTLLKALARILAPKAGHVYLAGTDIHQLRTTAVARQLGFLPQRQSVPPGIKVLDMVSRGRFAHQRFWSRWSPADEQAVATALEVTGLVGLQDAAVDELSGGQLQRVWLATVLAQETSLLLLDEPTTFLDISHQYEVLRLVRRLRDEGRTVVVVVHDLNQAARFATNLVVMKQGAIVRSGAPGEVLTAELVEDVFGLPVLVTADPVTGTPMVVPR is encoded by the coding sequence ATGACTGAGACAGCCTCGGACTTTCCGCTCGCCGCGTCAGCGGTGCGGCTCGGCTATGACCGCAAGGTCGTGATCGAGGACATCACGCTGGATGTGCCCGAGGGTGAGCTGACGATGCTCGTCGGCCCCAACGGATGCGGCAAGTCGACGCTGCTGAAGGCGCTGGCACGGATCCTGGCACCCAAGGCCGGGCACGTATACCTGGCCGGAACCGACATCCACCAGCTGCGCACCACCGCCGTCGCCAGGCAACTCGGTTTCCTGCCGCAGCGCCAGTCGGTTCCCCCGGGGATCAAGGTGCTGGACATGGTCAGCCGGGGACGGTTCGCGCATCAGCGGTTCTGGTCCAGGTGGTCGCCCGCCGACGAACAGGCCGTGGCCACTGCCCTGGAGGTGACGGGTCTTGTCGGTCTCCAGGACGCTGCGGTGGATGAGCTGTCCGGTGGGCAGCTGCAACGAGTGTGGCTGGCCACGGTGCTGGCGCAGGAGACTTCTCTGCTGCTACTCGACGAACCCACCACCTTCCTGGACATCTCCCATCAGTACGAGGTTCTGAGACTGGTGCGCAGGCTCCGCGACGAGGGCCGCACCGTGGTCGTGGTGGTGCACGACCTGAACCAGGCTGCCCGGTTCGCCACCAACTTGGTGGTCATGAAACAGGGGGCGATCGTGAGATCTGGGGCACCCGGAGAGGTGCTGACAGCCGAGCTGGTCGAGGACGTCTTCGGGCTCCCAGTGCTGGTGACAGCTGACCCGGTCACCGGAACCCCGATGGTGGTGCCGCGATGA
- a CDS encoding cation-translocating P-type ATPase translates to MTAELLGLTADQVAERVREGKVNTLPERSGRTTWQIVRDNVFTRVNVMLAILFVIVGATGQLAQGAFALLIVANSIIGMIQELRAKRTLDSLAVIGEAHPVVLRDGERVSLPRDQVVADDLIALAPGDQVVVDGEVVAAEYLEVDESMLTGEADPVAKSMGDELMSGAFVVSGSGVYRATKVGAEAYAAQLTAQAAKFTLVNSELRAGIDRILKFVTWLLIPAGLLTIWVQAHQPGATWQESALRMVAALVPMIPEGLVLLTSMAFALGVIRLGRRKCLVQELPAIEGLARVSVVCADKTGTLTQNAMTLGEVIPLAGQEAEISEVLSQLVAADPTPNASMTAIAASHPAARTPWPVTARAPFTSAKKWSGVSFEAHGNWVLGAPDVLAPTDVAARAEEIGSTGRRVLLLARASESVTSPAAPGAVEPVALLVLDQLVRPDAADTLAYFNDQQVAVKVISGDNAASVGAVTRSLGVSVAEAVDARTLPAEGEEFTEKVAGADVFGRVTPQQKRAMVSALQSRGHTVAMTGDGVNDVLALKDADLGVAMGSGSPATRAVAQIVLLDDRFATLPHVVAEGRRVIGNIERVAKLFLSKTVYAVFLALVIGLMGLPNPFLPLQMTVVGWFTIGIPAFLLSLAPNKERARPGFVRRVLSLAVPSGVIIGAVATVTYVATRGFGEVSSAVQAQASTATLAALIITAIWVLAVVARPWVWWRLGLVLFAYGFYLAMFLAPWPWLREQLSLDTTNPSALLFGIVAGLVGAALVEVSWWLTAKHRGEPTRIWRGTSED, encoded by the coding sequence GTGACCGCTGAGCTGCTGGGCCTGACCGCCGACCAGGTGGCTGAGCGGGTCAGGGAGGGAAAAGTCAATACCTTGCCGGAGCGTTCCGGGCGCACCACCTGGCAGATCGTGCGCGACAACGTTTTCACGCGCGTCAATGTCATGCTGGCGATACTGTTCGTGATCGTCGGCGCGACGGGGCAGCTAGCCCAGGGCGCGTTCGCGCTTCTAATCGTCGCCAACTCGATCATCGGCATGATCCAGGAGCTGCGGGCCAAACGCACCCTGGACAGCCTGGCGGTGATCGGTGAGGCGCATCCGGTCGTGTTGCGTGACGGCGAGCGGGTGTCCCTGCCGCGCGACCAGGTGGTCGCCGACGATCTCATCGCGCTGGCCCCCGGCGACCAGGTGGTCGTCGACGGCGAGGTGGTGGCCGCGGAGTACCTGGAGGTCGATGAGTCGATGCTGACCGGCGAGGCCGATCCAGTGGCCAAGTCGATGGGCGACGAGCTGATGTCGGGCGCGTTCGTCGTCTCTGGTTCCGGGGTGTACCGGGCCACGAAGGTCGGTGCCGAGGCCTATGCCGCGCAGCTGACCGCGCAGGCCGCCAAATTCACGCTGGTCAACTCCGAGCTCCGGGCGGGCATCGACCGTATCCTGAAGTTCGTCACCTGGCTGCTGATCCCCGCTGGTCTGCTGACCATCTGGGTGCAGGCCCACCAGCCCGGCGCCACCTGGCAGGAATCGGCGCTGCGGATGGTCGCGGCGCTGGTCCCGATGATCCCCGAGGGCTTGGTGCTGCTCACGTCGATGGCCTTCGCGCTGGGCGTGATCCGCCTTGGACGCCGCAAGTGCCTGGTGCAGGAGCTGCCCGCCATCGAGGGCCTGGCGCGGGTCAGCGTGGTGTGCGCGGACAAGACCGGCACCCTGACCCAGAACGCCATGACCCTCGGCGAGGTGATCCCCCTGGCCGGGCAGGAGGCTGAGATCTCCGAGGTGCTGTCCCAGCTCGTCGCGGCCGATCCCACGCCGAACGCCTCCATGACCGCCATCGCGGCCTCCCACCCGGCGGCCAGGACCCCCTGGCCGGTGACGGCCCGGGCGCCGTTCACCTCAGCGAAGAAATGGTCGGGTGTCTCCTTCGAGGCGCACGGCAACTGGGTACTGGGCGCCCCCGACGTGCTCGCCCCCACGGATGTGGCGGCACGAGCGGAGGAGATCGGCTCGACGGGACGGCGGGTGCTGCTGCTGGCGCGCGCATCGGAGAGCGTGACCTCCCCGGCCGCCCCCGGAGCCGTCGAACCGGTCGCGCTGCTGGTGCTGGATCAGCTGGTCCGCCCCGATGCCGCCGACACCCTCGCCTACTTCAACGACCAGCAGGTAGCGGTGAAGGTGATCTCCGGCGACAATGCTGCCTCCGTCGGGGCCGTCACCCGGTCACTGGGGGTCTCGGTGGCGGAGGCCGTCGACGCCCGCACCCTGCCGGCGGAGGGCGAGGAGTTCACCGAGAAGGTGGCCGGAGCCGATGTGTTCGGGCGGGTCACCCCGCAGCAGAAGCGGGCCATGGTCTCCGCCCTGCAGTCCCGGGGACACACCGTCGCCATGACCGGGGACGGCGTCAACGACGTGCTGGCGCTCAAGGACGCCGACCTGGGGGTCGCGATGGGTTCCGGTTCCCCCGCCACCCGGGCGGTCGCGCAGATCGTGCTGCTGGACGACCGGTTTGCCACCCTCCCGCACGTGGTCGCCGAGGGCCGCCGCGTGATCGGCAACATCGAGCGGGTCGCGAAACTGTTCCTGAGCAAGACCGTCTACGCCGTCTTCCTGGCCCTGGTGATCGGGCTGATGGGGCTGCCAAATCCCTTCTTGCCACTCCAGATGACCGTGGTGGGCTGGTTCACCATCGGGATCCCCGCCTTCCTGCTGTCGCTGGCGCCCAACAAGGAGCGCGCCCGGCCCGGTTTCGTGCGCCGGGTGCTGTCGCTGGCCGTGCCGTCAGGCGTCATCATCGGCGCGGTGGCGACGGTCACCTACGTCGCAACCCGCGGCTTCGGGGAGGTCTCGTCCGCGGTGCAGGCGCAGGCCTCCACCGCAACCCTGGCGGCGTTGATCATCACGGCCATCTGGGTGCTCGCCGTGGTCGCGAGGCCGTGGGTGTGGTGGCGGCTAGGCTTGGTGCTCTTCGCCTACGGCTTCTACCTCGCCATGTTCCTGGCGCCGTGGCCGTGGCTCCGGGAGCAGCTGTCACTCGATACCACCAACCCCTCAGCGCTCCTGTTCGGGATCGTAGCCGGGCTGGTCGGCGCAGCCCTGGTGGAGGTCTCCTGGTGGCTCACCGCGAAGCACCGGGGCGAGCCCACCCGGATCTGGCGTGGCACTTCCGAGGACTGA
- a CDS encoding polyprenyl synthetase family protein codes for MPTPSVHDPISPAFVSAVGDALTGFLDEQAGLAAHTGATALLGAARTCVMGGKRLRPAFCYWGYVAAAGRPADPAPLMRVAASLDLLHASLLVHDDLIDGSDTRRGAPSAHRRLEKLLPGPDASHFGQAAAILLGDLLFSWGAEMFESAGLSPEASRRAAPVLATMRSEVLLGQYLDVAAAFGVTDRSTPQAQAETAERVLEFKSARYSVRRPAELGALLGDAPARLLAALGTYGSLVGRAFQLRDDLLGVFGDPAVTGKPAGDDIREGKRTVLVLQALERGDTTQRRVLTSFLGYPGLGEEDLATARGIIEATGARSSCEELIASSTTKALTALGGIDMNTEGYSALVKLAELATDRDR; via the coding sequence ATGCCGACCCCGTCCGTCCACGATCCGATAAGCCCGGCCTTCGTCTCGGCGGTGGGAGACGCATTGACCGGCTTTCTCGACGAGCAGGCCGGGCTCGCCGCACACACCGGCGCCACCGCCCTGCTGGGAGCAGCCCGCACCTGTGTGATGGGTGGGAAGCGGCTGCGTCCCGCCTTCTGCTACTGGGGGTACGTGGCAGCCGCCGGACGGCCCGCCGATCCGGCTCCCCTGATGCGGGTGGCGGCCTCGCTGGACCTGCTCCATGCCTCCCTCCTGGTCCATGACGACCTGATCGATGGCTCCGACACCCGGCGGGGTGCGCCGTCGGCCCACCGGCGTCTCGAGAAGCTTCTCCCGGGCCCGGACGCCTCCCACTTCGGCCAGGCCGCCGCGATCCTGCTGGGTGATCTCCTGTTCTCCTGGGGCGCGGAGATGTTCGAGAGCGCGGGTCTGTCGCCGGAGGCGTCGCGCCGTGCCGCGCCGGTGCTGGCGACGATGCGCAGCGAGGTGTTGCTCGGCCAGTACCTCGACGTCGCCGCCGCCTTCGGGGTCACCGACCGGTCCACCCCCCAGGCGCAGGCAGAGACCGCAGAGCGGGTGCTGGAGTTCAAGTCCGCCCGTTACTCAGTGCGCCGTCCCGCTGAGCTGGGGGCCCTGCTGGGCGACGCCCCGGCCAGGCTGCTGGCCGCGCTCGGGACCTATGGGTCCCTGGTGGGCCGCGCCTTCCAGCTCCGCGACGACCTGCTCGGTGTGTTCGGCGACCCCGCGGTCACGGGGAAACCGGCGGGTGACGACATCCGTGAGGGCAAGCGCACCGTCCTGGTGCTGCAGGCCCTGGAGAGAGGCGACACCACCCAGCGCCGTGTTCTCACCTCCTTTCTCGGGTACCCCGGGCTCGGTGAAGAGGACCTTGCCACAGCGCGTGGAATTATTGAGGCGACCGGAGCACGAAGTTCCTGCGAGGAACTCATAGCCAGCTCCACGACCAAAGCCCTGACAGCTCTAGGAGGAATCGATATGAATACTGAGGGGTATTCGGCCCTCGTCAAACTCGCAGAACTGGCCACCGACCGTGACCGCTGA
- a CDS encoding methylenetetrahydrofolate reductase, translating to MPPTVAELLDHATSPLLSFEFFPPRTPDEQPRFDASVAKLTRFRPAFLSVTYGASGSTRDRTVAATAVLGAARHATVVGHLTCVSQSKTELLRTLDSFAQAGVRDILAIRGDMPGGPQQPWEQHPEGLANATELVRLIKEHGDFCVGVAAFPNVHQPDNDPELDARIVVEKAAAGADYAITQLFFESHRYVELVERVRERGCAIPVIAGIAPLTVITQIERFAALADCSLPEDFVAALRAARDPAEVRSIGLARAVRLCRELLEAGAPGLQFFTQNRWKATSEVLDAIGWGERSGEGRPPL from the coding sequence ATGCCTCCGACTGTCGCCGAGCTGCTTGACCACGCCACATCTCCCCTGCTGAGCTTCGAGTTCTTCCCGCCCCGCACCCCGGATGAGCAGCCGCGCTTCGACGCCTCCGTGGCGAAACTCACCCGGTTCCGGCCGGCGTTCCTGTCGGTCACCTACGGGGCATCCGGCTCCACCCGCGACCGCACGGTGGCGGCCACGGCGGTGCTCGGCGCCGCCCGGCACGCAACCGTCGTCGGCCACCTGACCTGCGTCTCGCAGTCGAAGACCGAGCTGCTGCGCACGCTGGACTCCTTCGCGCAGGCCGGAGTCCGCGATATCCTCGCCATCCGCGGCGACATGCCCGGCGGCCCGCAGCAGCCATGGGAGCAGCATCCCGAAGGCCTTGCCAATGCGACGGAGCTGGTGCGGCTCATCAAGGAACACGGTGACTTCTGCGTCGGCGTGGCCGCCTTCCCCAACGTCCACCAACCTGACAACGACCCCGAGCTGGACGCCCGGATCGTCGTGGAGAAGGCGGCGGCGGGAGCGGACTACGCCATCACCCAGCTGTTCTTCGAGTCACACCGCTATGTGGAGCTGGTGGAGCGGGTCCGCGAGCGCGGCTGCGCCATTCCCGTCATCGCCGGTATCGCGCCGCTGACGGTTATCACGCAGATCGAGAGGTTCGCGGCGCTGGCCGACTGCTCGCTGCCGGAGGATTTCGTCGCCGCCCTGCGGGCCGCCAGGGATCCCGCGGAGGTGCGCAGCATCGGTCTGGCTCGCGCCGTCAGGCTCTGCCGGGAACTCCTGGAGGCCGGAGCGCCAGGCCTGCAGTTCTTCACCCAGAACCGCTGGAAGGCCACCTCGGAGGTCCTGGATGCCATCGGCTGGGGTGAGCGATCAGGTGAGGGCCGTCCGCCACTGTGA
- a CDS encoding HelD family protein — protein MTTSRGDLQHEIALEQAHVDRVYKHLAASTASARTLARSGAEIYQSDRGDYLREESGTALFERDAFAYQAAKRLAILDAEHEGLVFGRLDLGFPETRYIGRLGVRDSEYEPLVIDWRAPAAEPFYRATQVNPMNVIRRRVLRCRDDKVIGLEDDLLDTSAETDLPILGEGALMASLTRARGRTMRDIVATIQAEQDEAIRAPYQGVTIIGGGPGTGKTVVALHRAAFLLYTNRARLEKGGVLVVGPSSVFMNYIERVLPSLGEDSVTLRAIGAVAADVLGMASERVDAAPAASLKGSLRMLKVLRRLVRRPPTPAPEDLRVTLKGEVLKLGAVELAGIRESVLSSYKMNRGRTAAATAVARALAGKLTVDVDLSPEEIDERIRDHQAFRDFMDAWWPMLGAPSVLARLADRDLLEELAPHLSAQEKDQLAESYQWLQTGDLEITGWSVADIALLDELLEMLGPVPADRQEDPVFIDFGDVSELVTTSDLLRRDHAADPDEDPQVTYAHILVDEAQDITPMQWRMLRRRGPQASWTLVGDPAQSSYPDTAEAERAITDLVGRAPLRRFTLSTNYRSPAEVFELASKVITQVFPGAELPRAVRSTGLVPKLKQTSEAELDQAIVAQALDLAGQVSGTVGIVVPPSRLNTVTRLAMSDPRLVALEERLIVVTALQAKGLEYDGVLVVAPDEIVAEAPGGERVLYVALTRATQRMTVLDAGTSQWRTALT, from the coding sequence TTGACCACTTCCCGAGGCGATCTCCAACACGAAATCGCGCTGGAACAGGCGCATGTTGACCGGGTTTACAAACACCTAGCGGCTTCCACGGCCAGCGCCCGGACGCTCGCCCGCAGCGGCGCGGAAATCTATCAGTCCGACCGGGGCGACTATCTGCGTGAGGAGTCCGGGACCGCGCTCTTCGAGCGTGACGCCTTCGCCTATCAGGCAGCCAAACGCCTCGCCATCCTCGACGCGGAACACGAGGGACTTGTCTTCGGCCGTCTCGACCTGGGCTTCCCGGAGACCCGCTACATCGGCCGTCTCGGGGTCCGTGACTCCGAGTATGAGCCGCTGGTGATCGACTGGCGCGCACCCGCCGCCGAGCCCTTCTACCGCGCCACCCAGGTCAACCCCATGAATGTGATCCGGCGGCGGGTGTTGCGCTGCCGCGACGACAAGGTCATCGGTCTGGAGGACGATCTGCTCGACACCAGTGCCGAGACGGATCTCCCGATCCTCGGGGAAGGCGCTCTGATGGCCTCCCTCACCCGCGCCAGGGGCCGCACCATGCGGGACATCGTCGCCACCATCCAGGCCGAGCAGGACGAGGCGATCCGCGCCCCCTACCAAGGGGTCACGATCATCGGCGGCGGCCCCGGCACTGGTAAGACTGTCGTCGCGCTGCACCGCGCGGCCTTCCTGCTGTACACCAACCGCGCCCGGCTAGAGAAGGGCGGGGTGCTCGTGGTGGGTCCCAGCTCGGTGTTCATGAACTACATCGAGCGAGTGCTTCCCAGCCTTGGGGAGGATTCGGTGACGCTGCGTGCCATCGGGGCTGTTGCCGCGGATGTGCTGGGCATGGCCTCGGAACGAGTCGACGCGGCTCCAGCGGCCTCCCTGAAGGGGTCGCTGCGGATGCTCAAGGTGCTTCGCCGCCTGGTGCGCCGCCCCCCCACCCCTGCCCCGGAGGACCTGAGGGTGACTCTCAAGGGCGAGGTCCTGAAACTGGGGGCGGTGGAGTTGGCAGGCATCCGCGAGTCGGTGCTGTCGAGCTATAAGATGAACCGTGGGCGGACGGCTGCGGCCACAGCGGTGGCGCGGGCGCTCGCGGGGAAGCTCACCGTCGACGTGGACCTGTCACCCGAGGAGATCGACGAGCGGATCCGCGACCACCAGGCATTCCGGGACTTCATGGACGCCTGGTGGCCAATGCTCGGCGCCCCCTCGGTACTGGCCCGTCTGGCGGACCGGGATCTGCTTGAAGAGCTGGCACCCCACCTGAGCGCCCAGGAGAAGGACCAGCTGGCGGAGTCCTACCAGTGGCTGCAGACCGGTGATCTGGAGATCACGGGCTGGTCAGTGGCGGACATCGCCCTGCTGGACGAGTTGCTGGAGATGCTCGGGCCGGTTCCCGCTGACAGGCAGGAGGACCCGGTCTTCATCGACTTCGGTGATGTCTCCGAGCTGGTCACCACCTCCGATCTGTTGCGCCGCGACCATGCCGCCGACCCCGACGAGGACCCGCAGGTCACCTATGCGCACATCCTCGTCGACGAGGCTCAGGACATCACCCCCATGCAATGGCGGATGCTGCGGCGGCGCGGCCCTCAGGCATCCTGGACGCTCGTCGGCGACCCAGCCCAGAGCTCCTACCCGGACACTGCCGAAGCGGAGCGGGCCATCACGGACCTGGTGGGGCGAGCCCCGCTACGACGTTTCACGCTCTCGACGAATTACCGCTCCCCCGCCGAGGTCTTCGAGCTGGCATCGAAGGTCATCACCCAGGTCTTCCCCGGGGCCGAGCTGCCCCGGGCGGTGCGCAGCACAGGGCTTGTCCCGAAGCTGAAGCAGACCAGCGAGGCGGAGCTGGACCAGGCCATCGTGGCACAGGCCCTCGATCTGGCAGGCCAGGTCAGCGGCACCGTGGGCATAGTCGTCCCGCCGTCGCGGCTGAACACGGTGACACGCCTTGCCATGTCGGACCCACGCCTGGTGGCACTGGAGGAGCGGCTGATCGTGGTCACCGCGTTGCAGGCAAAGGGGTTGGAGTACGACGGCGTCCTGGTGGTGGCTCCCGATGAGATCGTCGCCGAGGCCCCGGGCGGGGAACGGGTCCTCTACGTCGCCCTAACTCGCGCCACCCAGCGGATGACGGTCCTGGACGCGGGCACCTCACAGTGGCGGACGGCCCTCACCTGA